The following proteins are co-located in the Carassius auratus strain Wakin chromosome 7, ASM336829v1, whole genome shotgun sequence genome:
- the rassf10b gene encoding ras association domain-containing protein 10, producing MEAEENKISVWVCREEKLVSGLSKRTSCADVIRVLLDEQNLEKRVSLSGSPQSYCIVEKWRGFERILPNKTKILRLWSAWGEEQENVQFVLVKNEASLPSNGPRSAEARVVLSKESPCVYKGTARVTMALSQDKQRRIVRKAFRKLDKINKKRAQAASKDSSSTEKMETLVHLVVSQDHTIRQQIERIKELDRDIERYEAKVHFDRMKMHGINYVQDTYLVDTNPDKVSEGEKTSPEAALAQFEEYAQRREEVIKLEEELANHEALMESITTEIQEELNQRWMKRRHEELANKESETTSGETSIRVTTREKDDGPSAGDVSSDNDLLLEEERIRTQLDASLYIGLRLNTDLEAIRNDLDLTQEIWGAKEKELKDLMEKVNSLDFEEELKEENTIETDRLMPLQGDSVWVEQARGLSKACDVNDDDSDTGLSSMHSQDSDITPICESLV from the coding sequence ATGGAGGCAGAGGAGAATAAAATTTCAGTGTGGGTTTGTCGCGAAGAGAAGCTCGTGTCGGGTTTGTCCAAGCGCACGAGCTGCGCGGATGTGATCCGGGTCTTACTGGACGAGCAGAACCTGGAGAAGCGCGTGTCCCTCTCGGGCTCTCCTCAGTCCTACTGCATCGTGGAGAAATGGAGAGGATTTGAACGGATTTTACCGAACAAAACCAAAATACTGCGACTGTGGAGCGCGTGGGGAGAGGAACAAGAAAACGTCCAGTTCGTGTTGGTGAAAAACGAGGCGTCTTTACCCAGCAACGGGCCTCGGAGCGCAGAGGCGCGCGTCGTTCTCAGCAAGGAGAGCCCGTGCGTCTACAAGGGGACCGCCAGAGTGACCATGGCTCTGTCACAGGACAAACAGAGACGGATAGTCAGGAAAGCGTTCAGAAAGTTGGATAAAATCAACAAGAAGCGGGCGCAGGCTGCGTCTAAAGACTCCTCATCCACGGAGAAGATGGAGACCCTTGTGCACCTGGTCGTTTCTCAAGATCACACCATCCGCCAGCAGATTGAGAGGATAAAAGAGCTGGACAGGGACATTGAAAGGTATGAGGCCAAAGTGCATTTTGATAGAATGAAGATGCATGGGATCAACTACGTCCAGGATACGTATTTAGTGGACACCAACCCAGATAAAGTTAGCGAGGGGGAAAAAACGAGCCCAGAGGCAGCTCTCGCCCAGTTTGAGGAATATGCTCAGAGACGCGAGGAGGTCATCAAACTGGAGGAAGAGCTGGCGAACCACGAGGCCCTCATGGAGAGCATTACGACTGAGATTCAAGAGGAACTCAACCAGAGGTGGATGAAAAGAAGACACGAGGAACTCGCGAATAAAGAGTCTGAAACCACTTCTGGAGAGACGTCTATAAGAGTCACAACTCGAGAAAAAGACGATGGACCTTCAGCGGGGGATGTGTCTTCTGACAACGACTTGCTTCTGGAAGAAGAGAGGATCAGAACCCAGCTTGACGCCAGTTTGTACATCGGTCTGCGGCTAAACACCGATTTGGAGGCCATAAGGAATGATTTGGACTTGACCCAGGAGATATGGGGGGCGAAAGAGAAAGAACTGAAGGATTTAATGGAGAAAGTCAACTCTTTGGATTTTGAGGAGGAGCTGAAAGAGGAAAACAcaatagaaacagacagattgaTGCCGCTCCAGGGGGACAGTGTGTGGGTGGAGCAGGCAAGAGGGCTTTCAAAAGCATGTGACGTGAATGATGACGACTCAGATACAGGACTCAGCTCAATGCACAGTCAAGACTCAGATATCACACCCATCTGCGAATCtttggtgtaa